A genomic region of Jeotgalibaca ciconiae contains the following coding sequences:
- a CDS encoding ABC transporter substrate-binding protein, protein MKKLNIFFGGIIAAIIVIFGLRAFISSQSNDSSSGNTVTIFNWGDYIDRDLITKFEEETGYHVVYDTFDSNEAMETKISQGGTNYDLVFPSGSIIPKMIEKDLLVPLDHNKIVGMEYNSEFLMDQPYDPNNQYTIPYFWGTVGIMVNTKELPDHNIRTWADLWNPVFKNEVLLLDGARESMGIALQAMELSLNEINYDSLQEAAKYLAELTPNIHAILNNEIRSLMINGDAFIGIGYSGDAAWVASQNPDVEYILPENGGVVWTDNFAIPKTVKNKEGAYAFINFMLRPENAKQNTEYVEYATPNEAAKELLPGEVTANKLLYPDPEDIQDLEHYEYLGQEVMNYYNELFLNMKMGL, encoded by the coding sequence GTGAAGAAATTAAATATATTTTTTGGAGGAATAATTGCGGCGATTATTGTAATCTTTGGCCTACGTGCATTTATTTCTTCGCAATCCAATGACTCTAGCAGTGGCAATACAGTAACTATATTTAATTGGGGAGACTATATCGATCGAGATTTAATAACGAAGTTTGAAGAAGAAACAGGTTATCATGTTGTTTACGATACCTTTGATTCAAATGAAGCAATGGAAACGAAAATTTCGCAAGGCGGAACAAATTATGATTTGGTGTTCCCCAGTGGATCTATTATTCCTAAAATGATTGAAAAAGATTTACTTGTACCACTAGACCATAATAAAATCGTTGGTATGGAATATAATTCTGAGTTTTTGATGGATCAGCCCTATGATCCGAACAACCAGTACACGATTCCCTATTTTTGGGGAACAGTAGGAATCATGGTTAATACAAAAGAACTGCCTGATCATAATATTCGGACATGGGCAGATTTATGGAATCCTGTTTTTAAAAACGAAGTATTACTACTTGATGGTGCTAGAGAATCCATGGGAATTGCATTGCAGGCAATGGAATTATCTTTGAATGAAATTAATTACGATAGTTTACAGGAAGCAGCTAAATATTTGGCTGAATTAACACCTAATATTCATGCGATTTTGAATAATGAAATTCGTTCTTTAATGATTAACGGTGATGCTTTTATTGGAATAGGCTATTCAGGAGATGCTGCTTGGGTCGCTTCTCAAAATCCTGACGTTGAATATATTTTGCCAGAGAATGGCGGGGTCGTTTGGACGGATAATTTTGCTATCCCAAAAACTGTAAAGAATAAAGAAGGAGCCTATGCCTTCATCAACTTTATGCTTCGGCCAGAAAATGCGAAACAAAATACGGAGTATGTGGAATATGCAACGCCAAATGAAGCAGCAAAGGAACTTTTACCTGGTGAAGTGACAGCCAACAAACTTCTTTATCCAGATCCAGAAGATATCCAAGACTTGGAACACTACGAGTATTTAGGACAAGAAGTGATGAATTACTACAATGAATTATTCTTAAATATGAAAATGGGGTTATAA
- a CDS encoding amidohydrolase, whose product MTVLITSNYIFDTRTKSTFAGFVQIEGKRITRVGLMEEIPEDKKRIDYGDNMIIPGFIDAHVHLYLSVLLFNKNLSYVSGLSEKEVADQVPRLDVVNGWKIGIGWYSSEFGQNVYPTRKSIDHICPDIPVLLISGDAHTIWMNSKALEVMNIKMETVPKDVSGEALADTEGLTGVFLEAVAIHYLAQILEPFQENFTKEFHSYCQHLNKMGITAVGDVALTGEAKDDLVYPALYETAQEDTSLRINFFPAMREETLQIEQTAKKYHSELLNFGGVKQFFDGVTSTHTAFMKEEYAHPYFSGDAGAPLIAVEKMRCLILKANKKGWPIRIHTIGDQAIRLGLEYYQESQMLYPLPEGKYNTLEHLEVMDWNDMHLVQQDQLVISVQPSHLLVGWEALDAEVGAVRAKQMFPFHGFLKEGATLGFGTDSPVVVDVTPLDSIYYAVARKDIGGNPSHGLMKDQRIPILEALYAHTKGAAMAVSRNDIGSLEAGMLADICVLDHNILEDTIDQLLQTKVIATYFNGILLDFK is encoded by the coding sequence ATAACAGTGCTGATTACATCAAATTATATTTTCGATACAAGGACAAAGTCCACATTCGCTGGCTTTGTTCAAATTGAGGGAAAAAGAATTACGCGTGTCGGTTTGATGGAAGAAATTCCAGAAGACAAGAAGAGGATTGACTATGGAGACAACATGATTATACCGGGCTTTATTGACGCTCATGTCCACCTTTATCTCTCTGTTTTATTGTTTAACAAAAATCTAAGCTATGTTAGCGGTTTGTCAGAAAAGGAAGTTGCGGACCAAGTACCCCGACTAGATGTGGTAAACGGATGGAAAATTGGGATTGGCTGGTACAGTAGTGAATTTGGACAAAATGTTTATCCTACCAGAAAATCAATTGATCATATTTGTCCAGATATTCCAGTTTTACTGATTTCTGGTGATGCACATACGATTTGGATGAACTCGAAAGCTTTGGAAGTCATGAATATAAAAATGGAAACTGTCCCAAAAGATGTGAGTGGAGAAGCTTTAGCAGATACCGAAGGATTGACAGGCGTTTTTTTGGAAGCTGTCGCGATTCATTATTTAGCCCAAATTTTAGAGCCTTTTCAAGAAAATTTTACGAAAGAATTTCACTCTTACTGTCAGCATCTCAATAAAATGGGAATTACTGCAGTTGGCGACGTAGCCTTAACGGGAGAAGCAAAGGATGATTTAGTATATCCAGCTTTGTATGAAACTGCTCAAGAAGATACAAGCTTACGAATTAATTTCTTTCCAGCCATGCGCGAAGAGACTTTACAAATTGAACAAACTGCGAAGAAATATCATTCTGAACTACTAAATTTTGGTGGAGTGAAGCAATTTTTTGACGGTGTAACGAGCACACATACAGCCTTTATGAAAGAAGAATATGCGCATCCATACTTTAGTGGAGATGCCGGAGCTCCTTTAATTGCAGTCGAAAAAATGCGCTGTTTGATTTTAAAAGCAAATAAAAAAGGGTGGCCGATTCGTATCCATACTATTGGAGATCAAGCGATTCGTTTAGGTTTGGAGTATTACCAGGAAAGTCAGATGCTTTATCCGCTTCCGGAAGGAAAATACAATACGCTAGAACACTTGGAAGTAATGGATTGGAATGATATGCACTTGGTACAACAAGATCAGCTTGTAATTTCTGTTCAGCCCAGTCATTTATTGGTAGGTTGGGAAGCGTTGGATGCGGAAGTAGGGGCGGTACGAGCGAAGCAGATGTTTCCTTTTCATGGATTTTTAAAGGAAGGAGCGACATTGGGGTTCGGTACCGATTCACCGGTTGTAGTAGATGTAACGCCTCTTGACTCCATTTACTATGCTGTGGCGAGGAAAGATATCGGAGGCAACCCTTCACATGGTTTGATGAAAGACCAACGTATCCCAATTTTGGAAGCATTATATGCCCACACAAAGGGAGCAGCGATGGCCGTAAGTAGAAACGATATTGGATCGTTGGAAGCGGGTATGTTGGCAGATATTTGTGTATTGGATCATAATATTTTAGAGGATACCATTGATCAACTGCTGCAAACGAAAGTAATAGCAACCTATTTCAATGGTATTCTTTTAGATTTTAAATAA